One segment of Comamonas thiooxydans DNA contains the following:
- the soxX gene encoding sulfur oxidation c-type cytochrome SoxX, which yields MRKQKYMPYLAVAASLLVLGCASVDGAVDIDALTAKMVQTSFRDQGIAKVDRLQQDESNAACSAADASGKPLAPARAQAIEAANLKTVKWPQDGKLVGDWKEGEKIAQNGRGMTWSDKAGSANGGNCYNCHQISREEISFGTLGPSLYNYGKIRGIKDPASAESRAIVEYTWGKIWNAKAYNACSGMPRFGHSGILTEAQTRDLVALLVDPASPVNK from the coding sequence ATGCGCAAGCAAAAATACATGCCGTACCTGGCCGTGGCCGCATCGTTGCTGGTGCTGGGCTGTGCTTCCGTCGACGGGGCGGTGGACATCGATGCCTTGACGGCCAAGATGGTGCAGACCTCTTTCCGCGATCAGGGCATCGCCAAGGTCGATCGCCTGCAGCAGGACGAATCGAATGCGGCCTGCAGCGCTGCCGATGCATCCGGCAAGCCGCTGGCGCCTGCGCGTGCGCAAGCCATCGAAGCTGCCAATCTCAAAACCGTCAAATGGCCTCAGGATGGCAAGCTGGTCGGCGACTGGAAGGAGGGCGAAAAGATCGCCCAGAACGGCCGGGGCATGACCTGGAGCGACAAGGCGGGCAGCGCCAATGGCGGCAATTGCTACAACTGCCACCAGATCAGCAGGGAGGAGATCTCCTTTGGCACGCTGGGTCCCAGTCTCTACAACTATGGAAAGATTCGCGGCATCAAGGATCCGGCCAGTGCCGAATCCAGAGCCATCGTCGAGTACACCTGGGGCAAGATCTGGAACGCCAAGGCCTACAACGCCTGCTCGGGCATGCCCCGCTTCGGTCACTCCGGCATCCTCACCGAAGCACAGACACGAGATCTTGTCGCCTTGCTTGTCGATCCTGCCTCTCCCGTCAACAAATAG
- the soxA gene encoding sulfur oxidation c-type cytochrome SoxA, with the protein MRHSSPGQAAAAVLALCMAAPVLAQKSTADGIAEYREMLQDGNPAELFEMKGEELWKQKRGPRKASMEQCDLGKGPGVVKGAFVELPRYFADTGKVQDLESRLLTCMERLQGLDAQKIAATPFGKDEQKNMEGLVAWISSQSKGMKFNLPQGHAQERQMYEAGKRMFYMRGGPHDFACASCHGADGKRIRMQDLPNLTRNPGAAEGFGAWPAYRVSSGELWSMQRRLNDCFRQQRFPYPGYASDVTVALGVFMGVNGKGGTSTAPAIKR; encoded by the coding sequence ATGAGACATTCCTCCCCGGGTCAGGCGGCTGCCGCCGTGCTGGCCTTGTGCATGGCCGCGCCGGTGCTGGCGCAAAAGTCCACGGCCGACGGCATTGCCGAGTACCGCGAGATGCTGCAGGACGGCAACCCCGCCGAGCTGTTCGAGATGAAGGGCGAGGAGCTGTGGAAGCAAAAGCGCGGCCCCCGCAAGGCGTCCATGGAGCAGTGCGATCTGGGCAAGGGGCCGGGCGTGGTCAAGGGCGCATTTGTGGAGCTGCCGCGCTATTTTGCCGACACGGGCAAGGTGCAGGATCTGGAGTCGCGCCTGCTGACCTGCATGGAAAGGCTGCAGGGGCTGGACGCGCAAAAGATTGCGGCAACACCGTTCGGCAAGGACGAGCAAAAGAACATGGAAGGGCTGGTGGCCTGGATTTCATCGCAGTCCAAAGGCATGAAGTTCAACCTGCCCCAAGGCCATGCGCAGGAAAGGCAGATGTATGAGGCGGGCAAGCGCATGTTCTATATGCGCGGCGGCCCGCATGACTTTGCCTGTGCTTCCTGCCATGGTGCGGACGGCAAGCGTATCCGCATGCAGGATCTGCCTAATCTGACCAGGAACCCCGGGGCAGCGGAAGGCTTTGGCGCCTGGCCCGCCTATCGGGTCTCATCGGGCGAGCTTTGGAGCATGCAGCGCCGCCTCAACGACTGCTTCCGTCAGCAGCGCTTTCCCTATCCAGGTTACGCCAGCGACGTGACGGTGGCGCTGGGAGTATTCATGGGCGTCAACGGCAAGGGCGGGACGTCGACCGCACCGGCAATCAAGCGATAA
- the soxZ gene encoding thiosulfate oxidation carrier complex protein SoxZ produces MADPMRIRAQAAGDKTTVRVLMSHEMETGQRKDAEGKTVPAWFIQEVTAAHNGKQVLQAEWGPAVSKNPFLQFVVKGAKAGDKISVSWKDNKGETRTDEATVS; encoded by the coding sequence ATGGCTGATCCAATGCGTATTCGTGCCCAGGCTGCGGGTGACAAGACCACCGTGCGCGTGCTGATGTCCCATGAAATGGAGACCGGCCAGCGCAAGGATGCGGAAGGCAAGACCGTGCCCGCCTGGTTTATTCAGGAGGTGACGGCCGCGCACAACGGCAAGCAGGTGCTGCAGGCTGAGTGGGGGCCTGCGGTTTCCAAGAACCCGTTTCTGCAGTTCGTGGTCAAGGGAGCCAAGGCTGGCGACAAGATTTCGGTGAGCTGGAAGGACAACAAGGGCGAGACCCGTACGGATGAAGCGACCGTGAGCTGA
- the soxY gene encoding thiosulfate oxidation carrier protein SoxY codes for MKRRDALRNSAAVLGMLVAAGLLPQAAQAAYNKTAFDAKTVADVLKAMGAAAPAESKDVTLTAPDIAENGAVVPLGAATTLPNVKQMLVLVEKNPNTLVAAFTVNEALEANFLTRAKLGQSSDVYAVAITNDGKAFYAKKEVKVTLGGCGG; via the coding sequence ATGAAACGTAGAGACGCCCTCAGGAACAGTGCGGCCGTGCTCGGCATGCTGGTGGCTGCCGGCCTGCTGCCGCAAGCAGCGCAGGCTGCCTATAACAAGACCGCTTTCGACGCCAAGACCGTGGCCGATGTGCTCAAGGCCATGGGAGCTGCCGCGCCTGCCGAGAGCAAGGATGTGACGCTGACCGCGCCCGACATTGCCGAAAACGGTGCTGTCGTACCCCTGGGGGCCGCGACTACCCTGCCCAATGTGAAGCAGATGCTGGTGCTGGTGGAAAAGAACCCCAACACGCTGGTGGCGGCCTTTACCGTCAACGAGGCGCTGGAAGCCAATTTCCTGACGCGCGCCAAGCTGGGCCAGTCCTCGGATGTCTATGCAGTGGCCATCACCAATGACGGCAAGGCCTTCTATGCCAAGAAGGAAGTCAAGGTCACCCTCGGTGGCTGCGGCGGTTGA
- a CDS encoding c-type cytochrome, which produces MFSLHKPLLLLALLAMGVAAGPAAAQSKSADDRYPGVGRNATSKEVLAWDIDVRPDFKGLPAGSGSVQKGMDVWEAKCASCHGVFGESNEVFSPLVGGTTAEDIKTGHVARLKDPAFPGRTTMMKVATVSTLWDYINRAMPWNAPKSLSTEEVYAVTAYLLNLGGVVPENFTLSDRNIAEVQQKLPNRNGMTTRHALWPGNEFGKGARPDVLATACMSNCGPEPRLRSALPEHASNNHGNLAQQNRLVGAQRGIETDGGASKAVKPAVDRKSGSAAPTALLEKNACMACHGMAQKLVGPAFSEIASKHSGQQDYLANKIRVGGSGVWGSTPMPPQPNLSDADAKVIAQWLAAGAKP; this is translated from the coding sequence ATGTTCAGCTTGCATAAACCTCTGCTCCTGCTGGCGCTGCTTGCCATGGGCGTGGCCGCCGGACCCGCTGCGGCGCAGAGCAAGTCTGCCGACGACCGCTATCCCGGCGTGGGCCGCAATGCCACGAGCAAGGAGGTTCTGGCCTGGGATATCGATGTGCGCCCTGACTTCAAGGGGCTGCCCGCGGGCTCGGGCTCGGTGCAAAAAGGCATGGATGTGTGGGAGGCCAAATGTGCATCCTGCCATGGGGTGTTTGGCGAATCCAACGAGGTGTTCAGCCCGCTGGTCGGCGGCACCACGGCCGAGGACATCAAGACCGGGCATGTGGCGCGGCTCAAGGATCCGGCCTTTCCGGGCCGCACGACCATGATGAAGGTGGCCACGGTCTCCACGCTGTGGGATTACATCAACCGGGCCATGCCCTGGAATGCGCCCAAGTCGCTGTCCACCGAAGAGGTGTATGCCGTCACGGCCTATCTGCTCAACCTTGGCGGTGTGGTGCCCGAGAACTTCACGCTCAGCGACAGGAATATCGCCGAGGTGCAGCAGAAGCTGCCCAACCGCAACGGCATGACGACCCGGCACGCGCTGTGGCCCGGCAACGAGTTCGGCAAAGGCGCCAGGCCCGATGTGCTGGCCACTGCCTGCATGAGCAACTGCGGCCCCGAGCCCAGGCTGCGCTCGGCCTTGCCCGAGCATGCCAGCAACAACCACGGCAATCTGGCTCAGCAGAACCGGCTGGTCGGTGCCCAGCGTGGCATCGAGACCGATGGCGGTGCAAGCAAGGCGGTCAAGCCTGCGGTTGACAGGAAATCGGGCAGTGCGGCACCGACGGCCTTGCTGGAAAAGAACGCCTGCATGGCTTGCCACGGCATGGCGCAGAAACTCGTCGGCCCGGCCTTCAGCGAAATTGCCAGCAAGCACAGTGGCCAGCAGGACTATCTGGCAAACAAGATCAGGGTCGGAGGCTCGGGCGTCTGGGGATCAACACCCATGCCACCTCAGCCCAATCTCAGCGATGCTGATGCCAAGGTAATTGCCCAGTGGCTGGCGGCGGGCGCCAAGCCCTGA
- the soxC gene encoding sulfite dehydrogenase, which yields MQSQLMGKVRKAPENFVRADDVGTVFAEARAGRRDFIRGAFAAAAAGAAAVHAQGRQATSGDGDPNILELPAHSKGLGQPVVTDGYGKPSRYEANVQRRQSPGLTQTKQASVSFAPLQSLFGIVTPSGLHFERHHQGWWDIDPSKHRLMINGLVKNPKVFTMDEIMRLPSVSRFHFIECGANTGMEWGNVAVPTVQYTHGMLSCSEFTGVPLITLLEMAGADLKKGRFILAEGADGSSMTRTIPVELITSGEVLVAYGQNGEMLRPEQGYPLRLVVPGVQGVSWVKYLRRIEVGDMPYAAKDEAIHYVDLMPDGQHRQYSSIQECKSVVTTPSGGQMLLDKGFYNITGLAWSGRGKVRRVDVSVDGGRNWRTARLEGPVMGKCLTRFNLDWVWNGEECIIQSRAMDETGYVQPTYQQLRAARGTRSIYHNNSIQSWAVRANGEVANVQLA from the coding sequence ATGCAAAGCCAGTTGATGGGAAAGGTGCGCAAGGCACCCGAGAACTTTGTGCGGGCGGACGATGTAGGTACGGTGTTTGCCGAAGCCAGGGCAGGTCGGCGTGACTTCATTCGCGGGGCTTTCGCGGCTGCGGCGGCCGGCGCGGCAGCCGTCCATGCGCAGGGCCGGCAGGCCACGAGCGGCGATGGAGATCCGAATATTCTGGAGCTGCCCGCACACAGCAAGGGCCTGGGCCAGCCGGTAGTCACCGACGGCTACGGCAAGCCCTCCAGATACGAGGCCAATGTGCAGCGCCGCCAGAGCCCGGGGCTGACCCAGACCAAGCAGGCCTCGGTATCGTTTGCGCCGCTGCAGTCGCTGTTCGGCATCGTCACGCCCAGCGGTCTGCATTTCGAGCGTCACCATCAGGGCTGGTGGGATATCGACCCTTCCAAGCACCGACTGATGATCAACGGTCTGGTGAAGAATCCCAAGGTCTTCACCATGGACGAGATCATGCGTCTGCCTTCGGTGTCGCGCTTTCATTTCATCGAATGCGGCGCCAACACCGGCATGGAGTGGGGCAATGTGGCCGTGCCCACGGTGCAGTACACACACGGCATGCTGTCGTGCAGCGAGTTCACGGGCGTGCCCCTGATCACCCTGCTGGAGATGGCCGGGGCCGATCTGAAAAAAGGCAGGTTCATCCTGGCCGAGGGAGCCGACGGCTCGTCGATGACGCGCACCATTCCCGTGGAGTTGATCACTTCCGGTGAGGTGCTGGTCGCCTATGGCCAGAACGGCGAGATGCTGCGGCCCGAGCAGGGCTATCCGCTGCGCCTGGTGGTGCCGGGCGTGCAAGGTGTGAGCTGGGTGAAGTATCTGCGCCGTATCGAAGTCGGTGATATGCCGTATGCGGCCAAGGACGAGGCGATCCACTATGTCGATCTGATGCCTGACGGACAGCACCGCCAGTACTCGAGCATTCAGGAATGCAAGAGTGTGGTCACGACGCCTTCCGGTGGGCAGATGCTGCTGGACAAGGGTTTCTACAACATCACGGGGCTGGCCTGGTCGGGCCGCGGCAAGGTCAGGCGCGTGGATGTGAGCGTCGACGGCGGTCGCAACTGGCGCACGGCTCGGCTCGAAGGGCCGGTGATGGGCAAATGCCTGACGCGCTTCAATCTGGACTGGGTCTGGAATGGCGAGGAATGCATCATCCAGAGCCGCGCCATGGATGAGACCGGCTATGTGCAGCCCACCTACCAGCAACTGCGTGCCGCGCGCGGCACGCGCTCCATCTATCACAACAATTCCATCCAGTCCTGGGCGGTACGTGCCAACGGGGAGGTCGCGAATGTTCAGCTTGCATAA
- a CDS encoding c-type cytochrome → MKTASWLSGLTVLLGLAVPALAQADQALAQKNACMACHAADKKLVGPAFQDVARKYAAQADAQTYLVKSIKAGGSGKWGPVPMPAQPALSDADTQTLAAWILKGSK, encoded by the coding sequence ATGAAAACTGCATCCTGGCTGAGTGGCTTGACGGTGCTGCTGGGGCTGGCTGTTCCCGCACTGGCACAGGCGGATCAGGCATTGGCGCAGAAGAACGCCTGCATGGCCTGCCATGCGGCGGACAAGAAGCTGGTAGGCCCGGCGTTCCAGGATGTGGCTAGGAAATATGCGGCCCAGGCTGATGCGCAGACCTATCTGGTCAAAAGCATCAAGGCCGGTGGCTCCGGCAAATGGGGGCCGGTGCCCATGCCCGCCCAGCCAGCACTCAGCGATGCAGACACCCAGACGCTGGCGGCCTGGATTCTCAAGGGCTCCAAATGA
- a CDS encoding MBL fold metallo-hydrolase yields MTSWAGAVLRSFVWAAIAATGTAAAHDAAPRSFIPQAASKHVMELQQVAANVFFVQGVSALGSPANRNFISNAGFVITHDSVVVIDALGSPALAEELVQKIRTLTPKPISHVLLTHYHADHIYGLQVFEALGAKIVAHVQAREYINSETAHLRLEASRKDLAPWVDRNTQLVSANQWVSGDSSTLRVGGVDFVLQHMGPSHTPEDTAIFLPQSGVLFIGDVVFRNRIPYVGQADSRHWIAALDELLKLPVKVMVPGHGPASEQPRQDMQLTRDYLHYLREAMGKAAANLDPFDEAYQTTDWSRFSAYPLFKEANRMNAYNTFLLMEQEKQ; encoded by the coding sequence ATGACAAGCTGGGCAGGAGCTGTGCTGAGGAGCTTTGTGTGGGCAGCGATTGCAGCGACAGGTACAGCGGCAGCGCATGATGCAGCCCCGAGGTCGTTCATTCCGCAAGCGGCCAGCAAGCACGTGATGGAGTTGCAACAGGTGGCTGCCAATGTGTTTTTTGTGCAGGGCGTATCGGCGCTGGGCAGCCCGGCCAATCGCAACTTCATCTCCAATGCAGGCTTTGTCATCACCCATGACAGCGTGGTCGTGATCGATGCGCTGGGTTCGCCCGCACTGGCCGAGGAGCTGGTGCAGAAAATCCGTACGCTGACGCCCAAACCCATCAGCCATGTGCTGCTGACCCACTATCACGCCGACCACATCTATGGCTTGCAGGTGTTCGAGGCTCTGGGCGCAAAGATCGTGGCCCATGTTCAGGCGCGTGAATACATCAACTCAGAGACCGCGCATCTGCGGCTTGAGGCTTCGCGTAAGGATCTGGCACCCTGGGTCGACCGGAACACGCAGCTGGTGTCGGCGAACCAATGGGTGTCGGGCGACAGCTCCACACTCAGGGTCGGGGGCGTGGATTTTGTGCTGCAGCATATGGGGCCATCGCATACGCCGGAGGATACGGCCATCTTCCTGCCGCAAAGCGGCGTGCTCTTCATCGGCGATGTGGTGTTTCGCAACCGCATTCCCTATGTGGGCCAGGCCGACAGCCGGCACTGGATTGCCGCGCTGGACGAGTTGCTCAAGCTGCCCGTCAAGGTCATGGTGCCGGGCCACGGCCCGGCCTCCGAGCAGCCGCGTCAGGACATGCAGCTGACGCGAGACTATCTGCACTATCTGCGCGAGGCCATGGGCAAGGCCGCAGCCAACCTCGACCCGTTTGACGAGGCCTATCAGACGACGGACTGGTCCAGGTTCTCGGCTTATCCGCTGTTCAAGGAAGCCAATCGCATGAATGCCTACAACACCTTTTTGTTGATGGAGCAGGAAAAGCAGTGA
- a CDS encoding DsrE family protein produces the protein MKRQLVALSFALCTAIAAAQDVKVVYHVNTGVETAAAILANINNELNASPTDKIVVVTHGPGIDFLLNNAKDSKGREFSGQVSALVGRGVEFKVCNNTLQTRKLEASSLLMEASVVPSGVAEVARLQAKEGFVYLKP, from the coding sequence ATGAAGCGCCAACTTGTTGCCCTGAGCTTTGCCCTGTGTACGGCGATTGCCGCCGCTCAGGATGTGAAAGTGGTCTATCACGTCAACACCGGAGTGGAGACCGCGGCCGCCATACTCGCCAATATCAATAACGAACTCAATGCCTCGCCCACGGACAAGATCGTGGTGGTCACCCATGGGCCCGGCATAGACTTTCTGCTGAACAATGCCAAGGACAGCAAGGGCCGCGAGTTCAGCGGCCAGGTCAGCGCACTGGTGGGGCGCGGCGTGGAGTTCAAGGTCTGCAACAACACGCTGCAAACGCGCAAGCTCGAGGCCTCAAGCCTGCTGATGGAAGCCTCGGTCGTCCCCTCCGGTGTGGCCGAAGTCGCACGCCTGCAGGCCAAAGAGGGCTTTGTCTATCTCAAGCCCTGA
- a CDS encoding metalloregulator ArsR/SmtB family transcription factor, producing the protein MESSELEDDSVFESAAELFKAMAAPMRLKIISALCNGEKNVSELLASIDTTQPNMSQHLNTLYQSGILGRRREGVSIYYFIANEKVVHMCRTICVQIAIEQN; encoded by the coding sequence ATGGAATCGTCAGAGCTTGAGGATGACAGCGTTTTCGAGAGTGCGGCCGAGCTGTTCAAAGCCATGGCTGCGCCCATGCGGCTGAAGATCATCAGCGCGCTGTGCAACGGAGAGAAAAACGTCTCCGAGCTGCTGGCTTCCATAGACACGACCCAGCCCAATATGTCTCAGCACCTGAACACGCTGTATCAGTCCGGCATTCTGGGCCGCAGGCGTGAAGGGGTCAGCATCTACTACTTCATCGCCAACGAGAAGGTCGTCCATATGTGCCGCACCATCTGTGTGCAGATTGCCATCGAACAGAACTGA
- a CDS encoding NUDIX domain-containing protein encodes MTQQDKQAQEAHLIEHPIKSELVHQGSFLQVKLDTVRLPHGGQATREYVVHPGAVVVIGLLDDGRVLLERQFRYPVGRVMTEFPAGKLDAGEQPLLCAQRELLEETGYSAREWAYAGPMHLAIGYSDEVIHIFFARGLTAGERQLDADEFLDVCSMTPAELLDGVRSGQVTDAKTLSCCLWLQNVQSGAWSLEWKPA; translated from the coding sequence ATGACCCAACAAGACAAACAGGCTCAGGAAGCCCATCTGATCGAGCACCCCATCAAAAGCGAGCTGGTGCATCAGGGCAGTTTTCTGCAAGTAAAGCTTGATACCGTGCGCCTGCCCCATGGCGGTCAGGCCACGCGCGAGTATGTGGTGCACCCCGGCGCCGTGGTGGTGATAGGCCTGCTCGACGATGGCCGCGTGCTGCTGGAGCGGCAGTTTCGCTACCCCGTGGGCCGGGTCATGACGGAGTTTCCCGCAGGCAAGCTCGATGCGGGCGAGCAGCCGCTGCTCTGCGCCCAGCGCGAGCTGCTGGAGGAGACCGGCTACAGTGCGCGCGAATGGGCTTATGCCGGGCCCATGCATCTGGCGATCGGCTACTCGGACGAAGTCATTCACATCTTCTTTGCGCGCGGCCTGACTGCAGGCGAGCGCCAGCTCGATGCCGACGAGTTTCTCGATGTCTGCAGCATGACACCTGCCGAGTTGCTGGACGGCGTGCGTAGCGGCCAGGTCACCGATGCCAAGACCTTGAGCTGCTGTCTGTGGTTGCAGAATGTGCAAAGCGGTGCCTGGTCTCTGGAGTGGAAGCCGGCTTGA
- a CDS encoding MBL fold metallo-hydrolase: MMHPTDTAQTDIQRHQFGRVTVFRGAKGGKYPDGNQIMIRGSDTLAALDTPIVANHIGTEFDATELVVMGHVHEDHMAGLHRLPDAQVFAHVGDLAALLSWEGLVATFGWVDSAQADIMRNKLESEFFYAPRPDAKGYEDGAVWELGQSQIHAIHMPGHTAGHTVLLIEPEGVAFIGDIDLTGFGPYYGDACSCLADFRRSLARLPEIDARVWVTSHHKGIYTEREAFLRDLKRFAAVIDERGARILEWLRQRPMTLSQMVEQRLLYPQGFDAPWVQGAETRSISQHLDELLAVGEILQERNVRGEDLYLRA, from the coding sequence ATGATGCATCCCACCGACACAGCCCAGACAGACATACAGCGCCACCAGTTCGGCCGCGTGACGGTGTTTCGCGGCGCCAAGGGCGGCAAGTATCCGGACGGCAACCAGATCATGATTCGCGGCAGCGATACGCTGGCAGCGCTGGATACGCCTATCGTTGCCAACCACATCGGGACCGAGTTCGATGCCACCGAGCTGGTGGTGATGGGTCATGTGCATGAAGACCATATGGCCGGCCTGCACCGCCTACCAGACGCACAGGTCTTTGCTCATGTAGGCGATCTTGCGGCCTTGCTAAGCTGGGAGGGCCTGGTTGCCACCTTTGGCTGGGTCGATTCGGCTCAGGCCGACATCATGCGCAACAAGCTGGAGAGCGAATTCTTCTACGCCCCCAGACCCGATGCCAAGGGCTACGAAGATGGAGCCGTCTGGGAGCTGGGTCAGTCGCAGATTCACGCCATTCATATGCCTGGCCATACCGCCGGCCATACCGTGCTGCTGATCGAGCCCGAAGGTGTTGCCTTTATCGGCGATATCGACCTGACAGGCTTCGGCCCTTATTACGGCGATGCCTGCTCCTGTCTGGCGGACTTTCGCCGCAGCCTGGCGCGGCTGCCCGAGATCGATGCCCGGGTCTGGGTGACCTCGCACCACAAGGGCATTTACACGGAACGCGAGGCGTTTCTGCGAGACCTCAAGCGCTTTGCTGCGGTCATTGACGAGCGCGGTGCACGCATTCTCGAATGGCTGAGGCAGCGGCCCATGACGCTCTCGCAGATGGTGGAGCAGCGCCTGCTCTACCCGCAAGGCTTTGATGCGCCCTGGGTACAGGGGGCCGAGACGCGAAGCATTTCCCAGCATCTGGATGAGCTGCTGGCGGTCGGAGAAATCCTGCAGGAGCGCAACGTGCGCGGCGAAGACCTTTATCTGCGGGCTTGA
- a CDS encoding 3-keto-5-aminohexanoate cleavage protein: MNFLDGHLYPENQQPLIITAAPYAPGWIPSDFPEDIPITMEEQIQKAVDCYEAGATVLHLHVREDDGKGSKRLSKFNELIAGVRERVPEMIIQVGGSISFAPEGPDGEAKWLSDDTRHMLAELTPVPDQVTVTVNTTQMNVTEHAGEDDFRGVSRGFPHLHKTYKDMIVPSNPSFVEEHIRRLSEKGIQSAFQVYNINSFETIERMIRRGVYKGPLVMNWVAISGGMDQANIYNLANMLRAVPDNAIVTVESSVLNVLPINMIGMALGLHVRCGIEDVLWNQTRTGKMSTVEQIKQLVRIAGEFGRPIATAQQAREIKQIGVFYETADETLARNGFAPNRKGANQGFLRKPMDAVA; this comes from the coding sequence ATGAACTTTCTTGACGGTCACCTGTATCCCGAAAACCAGCAACCGCTGATCATCACTGCCGCTCCCTACGCTCCGGGCTGGATTCCCTCGGACTTCCCCGAGGACATCCCCATCACGATGGAAGAGCAGATTCAGAAGGCCGTGGACTGCTATGAGGCCGGTGCCACCGTGCTGCATCTGCATGTGCGTGAAGACGACGGCAAGGGCAGCAAGCGTCTGTCCAAGTTCAACGAGCTTATTGCCGGTGTGCGTGAGCGTGTGCCCGAGATGATCATCCAGGTCGGCGGCTCCATCAGCTTTGCGCCCGAAGGCCCGGATGGCGAAGCCAAGTGGCTCTCCGACGATACCCGCCATATGCTGGCCGAGCTGACTCCGGTACCCGACCAGGTGACGGTGACCGTGAACACCACGCAGATGAACGTGACCGAGCATGCCGGCGAGGATGACTTCCGCGGTGTCTCGCGCGGTTTCCCGCATCTGCACAAGACCTACAAGGACATGATTGTTCCCTCGAACCCCAGCTTCGTTGAAGAACATATCCGTCGCCTGTCCGAAAAGGGCATCCAGAGCGCCTTCCAGGTCTACAACATCAACAGTTTCGAGACCATAGAGCGCATGATCCGCCGCGGCGTCTACAAGGGCCCGCTGGTCATGAACTGGGTCGCCATCAGCGGCGGCATGGACCAGGCCAATATCTACAACCTGGCCAATATGCTGCGCGCCGTGCCCGACAACGCCATCGTGACGGTGGAAAGCTCGGTGCTGAACGTGCTGCCCATCAATATGATCGGCATGGCCCTGGGCCTGCATGTGCGCTGCGGTATCGAAGACGTGCTGTGGAATCAGACCCGCACCGGCAAGATGAGCACCGTGGAGCAGATCAAGCAACTGGTGCGTATTGCGGGCGAGTTCGGTCGCCCGATTGCCACGGCCCAGCAGGCCCGCGAGATCAAGCAGATCGGCGTGTTCTACGAAACCGCCGACGAAACCCTGGCCAGGAACGGCTTCGCGCCCAACCGCAAGGGCGCCAACCAGGGCTTTCTGCGCAAGCCCATGGACGCTGTGGCCTGA
- a CDS encoding tripartite tricarboxylate transporter substrate binding protein: MRNIVQNLRSCAAILCVGAMVSTSVQAQTPAPAWPVKPIRLVVPAPPGGITDGVARLVADHLQTNLGQPVVVDNKPGGSAVIAERAVMNAPADWHTLMIAPSSIWTDFPLTVKTPFDVHKTFTYVSDVASMVHMLVANNSFPPNRIQEVLDYAKKSSSPINIANLSPGTRSDMLGELLSEKSGGKITAVPYKGSAPAIVDLIGNQVQLTFEVVTNAAPLVKAGKVKALGVVSPNRSRLLPDVPSFAEQNMPDFVLPDASVGLFVLSSTPPPLIQKVRQEMDKVTQSPKFQTQLKTQGFDAPQPSTMTELQQKMLNTVEQNRKILSKLRIASN; this comes from the coding sequence ATGCGAAACATTGTTCAAAACCTGCGTTCCTGCGCCGCAATTCTTTGCGTCGGCGCAATGGTCAGCACCTCCGTACAAGCCCAGACCCCAGCACCCGCCTGGCCCGTCAAACCCATCCGCCTCGTCGTTCCTGCGCCTCCTGGTGGCATCACCGATGGTGTGGCGCGCCTGGTGGCCGATCATCTGCAGACCAATCTAGGCCAGCCCGTGGTGGTGGACAACAAGCCCGGCGGCTCGGCCGTGATTGCCGAGCGCGCCGTGATGAATGCACCTGCCGACTGGCATACGCTGATGATTGCGCCCTCCAGCATCTGGACCGACTTTCCACTCACCGTGAAGACGCCGTTTGACGTACACAAGACATTCACCTATGTCTCGGATGTGGCCTCCATGGTGCATATGCTGGTGGCCAACAACAGCTTTCCCCCCAACAGGATTCAGGAGGTGCTGGACTATGCAAAAAAGAGCAGCAGCCCGATCAATATCGCCAACCTGAGCCCCGGCACTCGTTCCGACATGCTGGGTGAGTTGCTGAGCGAGAAAAGCGGCGGCAAGATCACCGCCGTGCCCTACAAGGGCTCGGCCCCTGCCATCGTCGATCTGATCGGCAACCAGGTACAACTGACCTTTGAAGTGGTGACCAATGCCGCCCCGCTGGTCAAGGCCGGCAAGGTCAAGGCTCTGGGCGTGGTCTCGCCCAACCGCTCGCGCCTGCTACCCGATGTGCCCAGCTTTGCCGAGCAGAACATGCCCGACTTTGTTCTGCCCGATGCGAGTGTGGGACTGTTCGTGCTCAGCAGCACGCCCCCGCCCCTGATCCAGAAGGTGCGCCAGGAGATGGACAAGGTGACCCAATCCCCAAAGTTCCAGACGCAGCTCAAAACCCAGGGCTTTGACGCACCCCAGCCCAGCACGATGACTGAGCTGCAACAAAAAATGCTGAACACGGTGGAGCAGAACCGCAAAATTCTGAGCAAGCTCAGAATCGCCAGCAACTGA